AGAGGGGTGGTCGCAGGCAGACGTGGTGCGCCCCGCGATTGATGCGTGCCGTCCGCGCTGAGCAGGCGAAGAGGCCTGCGGCGCCACGGTATTGACCCCTTCGGGGCGGGTACCTCTACGTGCCGAGCTCCTGTCGCAGGTTCAGGTAGCAGCGCAGCCGTACGCCGGGCTCGCCGGGCACGCGTGTCGTACGGTCCGCCGTCGCGGTCGCCCATCGCGTGGCGAGTACTTCCTGGAGGGCAAAGGCCGTCTGGTCGTCTGCGGCCCCGACTTCCACGACGGCCAGCCCCGGCTCCGCCACATGCGCGTCATTGATCTGCCTCATGCCTGGCACGACGCGGCGTCGCCCGCGGGAGGTTCTCCGGTCCGCGCGGTTTCATCCGACCGGTGCGCAGCTACGCGCGCGTGCTGATGTAGCGCACGGTCGGACCCCACCGCTCCATGACGGGCGCCATGCACCACTGGCACAGCGGACAGCCGCCACTGCCGTACTTATGTGTCTTGCGCTGACATCCGGCGCAGAGGCCGACCCGGTCACCGGGGCAGGTCAGCGCGGACGGGTCGGGCTCTGTGATCGGGGGTACGGGAGCTGTCATCATGGATCCTGTTCTGGGTGACGATTTCCGGTCACCTCACCACAGAATATCGGCCTGGTGGCACTGTTGTTCGATCCGCGCGCAGGTCACCACTCCGTGCGTGCGGGGTCGGGGGTGCAGATCCGCCCACAGCCCGTCGATGATTGAGCGGCCCTGAGTCTGTCGGGCAGTGCAGCATTCGCACGACCTTTAACGGAGCGGCGCGCCCTACGCCGTCTTCGACGGTGGCAAGCCCGAGTCAGGTAAGCCCCCAGGGGCGGCCGGGCAAGCCCGATGCGGGCTGCCTGGGATGCGAACGGGCACGGCGGATAGCGGCTGTGCCCGGGGCGGATTCGGTTGCTGAAGTCGGCTCGGCGCCAGCGGGGCGCCTAGGCCGAAGTCCCGTGCAGGACGGGGGAGTAGAGACGCGGCGCCGTCTGTGGCGGGTCAGTCGAGGATGCGCAGCTGGGTGTCGGGCTTGCAGTGCGTACCGGCGCGCATGCCCGAGGTGAGGAGTCGGCGTGCTTCGTCGCGCGGGACGGGGCGCCGTCGTTTGCCCGCGGCGTAGCAGCCGCCCACATGGGCCTCGATGGGTGGCAGGTCGCCGCTCTATTTTCCGAGTTTCTCCTTGAGCTGGGCCTTGTTCATGGACGAGCGCCCTTCGATGTTGCGACGCTTGGCCTCCTCGTACAGCTGGTCGAAGGTAGGGCCTTGAGAGCCGCTGTGCGAACGCTGGCCGCCCCGCTGGGACGACGACTTGTCCTGCGTGGACGTCCTGCTCGCTGTGTTCGATTCGCCGGCGCGGGCCCGTTCCATGATCGTCTCGCGCCGACACCCGGCTTGGCATGCACCACGGCCCGCGCCCAGGGCGAATCCCTCTATCAGCGGACCGGCATCGGCAACGCCTCCGTCTCCTCATCCGGCTCGGCTAGACGCGCTGGGGGTGGCCGAACAGCAGGTCGTAGCCCGCCGGGAGCTGGAGCAGGATGCGGCCGGTGAGCTCTTCGCCCGCGGCGTCTGCAGCCACGCTGAGCACAGCGCCCACATCCCACGCCGCGGTCTGATCAGTGGTGCCCTCGATCCATGCCGCGGCAGCCCGCACGAACCGCTCGGGGGAGAGCGGCTCGCGCGCCTGGAGCGGATTGAGCAGGATCAGTGCCATTTCCTCCGGCAGCCGGGCCGCCAGCTCCGCCCGTACCTCGCCCACCAGGTGCGCGCCGAGCAGCGCCAGCACGGTGCGGGCCGCCCGTTCGGCTTCCTTGGCGCTCTCGTACTTGCCGCGTTCCTTGACCTGGTCCAGGAACGCCTCCCATCGCATGGCCATCGCTGCTCCCTTGCGTATGCGGCGGCGAGCGGAGGACGGGGGCGGCCGGAAGGGAGGCCGTCTCCCCGTCCCCCGCGTGGCTGGGAGGGGACTCAGCCGCTGATCTCCTTGTGCGCGGATCCGCCACCGATGGCGATCTTGCGGGGCTTGGCGCGCTCGGCGATCGGGATCCGCAGGGTCAGCACACCCGCGTCGTAGTCCGCCTTGATGTGCTCGGTGTCCAGGGTGTCGGCCAGCATCAGCTGGCGGGAGAAGACGCCCAGAGGACGCTCCGAGAGCTCCATCTGCACGTCGTCCGCCTTGGTGACGGGCCGCCGCTCGGCTCTGACGGTCAGCATGTTCCGCTCGACGTCGATGTCGATCGCGTCCGCGGTGACGCCGGGCAGGTCGAGGGCGATCACGTACTCCTCGCCCTCACGATAGGCGTCCATCGGCATCGCCGACGGCCGCGACCAGGTACCGGTCGTGTTCAGGAGCTGCTGGGTGAGCCGGTCAAGCTCACGGAACGGGTCGGTGCGCATCAACATCGTGAAACACCTCCAGCGTTCAGGTCAGGCATTTTTGTCGCCAATGCGTTCACCTGACCTCGTTGTAACATGTCATCCAAAGGATGACAAGCAGGGGCAGTCGTCGAGATGACGACGCTGCGGTTGGAGACTCCATGACCGTTGACGATCAGCCAAACCCTCGCGCCCTCGGTCTCACCCCCACGTCCTTCCTCGCCGCCGCCACGGCGCTGAACACGATCCACGAGGCCCTGCGCACCGCCCGGACATCGCGGGACGGGGAGCGCCCCGGGCCCGTCCAGACCAGCTCGGAGCAGGCACTCGCCGCGCTCCTGCTGCTCCGCGAAGCGCGCGATCAGCTCGCCGAGTGGGAACCGGGCCTGATCGAAGAGGCCCGGGAGGCAGGCGCCAGCTGGGCCGACCTCGCCCACTCCCTCGGCGTCTCCAGCCGCCAGGCCGCCGAACGCCGCTACCTGCGCGTACGCCCCGGAAACCCGGGATCCACGGGCGAGCAGCGGGTACGGGCCACCCGCGACCGCCGCGCCGCCGACCGCACCGTCACCGCCTGGGCCCGCGCCAACGCCGCGGACCTTCGCCAGCTCGCCGGCCAGATCACCGCGCTCACCGACCTCCCCGCCGCCGCCCGCACCTCTCTCGTCGAGCTCACAGCCGCCCTCGCGGACAACGACGCGGCCGCCCTCGTCGGCCCCCTGACGGTCACGCACTCATATCTGGCGGATCACCCCGACCTCGCGGCGCGCGTCGATGGCATCGCCCGCCACGCCGACCGGCTCCGCGGGCACAGCGGCGGCCAGCGCCGGACCTGAGTGTGATCGGCGCGACGTCGGGATCTTCCCACTCGGTCTGCGGCAAACCCTGAGCATTGGGCGGCTGCCGTACGTCGGGGTTGTCACGCGGTGAGAACGCGGGCTTCTGCGGCCGTCCGGCGGTGATCATCGGCGATCTGCACTGCCTGGGTTTCCGCCACGATGCCGCTGTCGAGGCCGCAAGTGCATCGCACCACTGCGCGCCCGGTCGGCTCGTGCCCGGTTCCGGGTGATGCCGTGCACGACGGTCGTATGTTCCACCATGTGCCCATGCTGGCCGCCGGGGCTCGGCCTGCCAACGCCACGCGCGCCGAACGGGGCAGAACCGCTGTTCCGTCGGCTGCGTGTTTCGAAAGTGGTGGTCACAGCCATTCGTTGATGGCGGCGACCAGCACGGTGGCTTCGTGGCGACCAGTCACGGCCGACCGCACCCGCGACACGCCGGCGCAGAACCCGGCGGGGAGTTCGGTGCCCGCGTCCGGAGCGAAAGCCACTGGTGCCGGCGCACCGGTTCGGACAAGCTGCGGCACATGGACTGGACGCCCCTGCTCTCCACATTGGCCGGTGCCGTCATCGGCATCGCAGCCACTCTGATCGCTGACCGCAACCGGTGGCGGCGGGAGGAAGCCAGGCACGCGCTGGAAGTACGGCGCGAGGTGTACACGGAGTATGTTTCCGCCCTCAAAGCCGCGGGTGAGGAGATACGGGCCGTCGCTCTGGGCGACCACATGTCTGAGTCAGCGCGCGACGCGGCGGTGCGGGAGGCCGTACGTGGCACCGGTATCTACACGGCGAGCGAACGCCTCTGGCTTGTGAGCCCGCCGCAGGTTGTGGAGGCGGGGAACGAGGCGTTCCACTGCCTGCGCGCGATCCGCGACGCCTATGCTCGTGGAGTGGCTGTCGGCTCCGCCGACGACGCGTCCCTGATAGAGCGGCGACGTAAGGCCATGGCGCAAACGCGTCGCCTCATGCGTGAGGACCTGGGCATGGGCCCCCTCGGAATCGAGTGATGGGTCACGAGCCCTGAGCTTGTCACAGCCTCGCCAGGTTCCCGCTCACGACGGCGGGGGCGGCACCTGGAACCTCATCTTCGAGCACTGGTCGCCGCCATCAACGAATGGCTGTGACCAACACTTTCGAAACACACCCCGCCGCGCGCTCGGGGAGGGCCCGGCAAACGGACATCCTCGCCGGGCCTGATGGAGGTCATGCGGGTCCGTTCGTGGTCAGCTCGCCCGCGTGCTCGCCCGTGACCAGGTAGACCACGCGCTGGGCCACCGATACCGCGTGGTCGGCGAAGCGCTCGTAGTAGCGGCCGATCAGCGTGACGTCCCCGGCTGTCTCCACTCCGTGCTGCCACCGGTCGTCCATCAGGTGCTGGAAGTGAGCTGCCGCGGCCTTCTTCGTAGAGTTTGCGGCCTGGTCCGAGGGGTGTCGCATCGACCTTACTCACGTCCGGTTCAGGAGCTGTGACCTTACCCGCTCGCGTGGATGACGCGCCCGTGGTGGTGGCGTCGGTGGATGTCGGGCTCGCGGCGGAGCGCGACGAGAGCCG
This portion of the Streptomyces mirabilis genome encodes:
- a CDS encoding DUF2267 domain-containing protein — its product is MAMRWEAFLDQVKERGKYESAKEAERAARTVLALLGAHLVGEVRAELAARLPEEMALILLNPLQAREPLSPERFVRAAAAWIEGTTDQTAAWDVGAVLSVAADAAGEELTGRILLQLPAGYDLLFGHPQRV
- a CDS encoding DUF6207 family protein, which codes for MRQINDAHVAEPGLAVVEVGAADDQTAFALQEVLATRWATATADRTTRVPGEPGVRLRCYLNLRQELGT
- a CDS encoding DUF6233 domain-containing protein produces the protein MPPIEAHVGGCYAAGKRRRPVPRDEARRLLTSGMRAGTHCKPDTQLRILD
- a CDS encoding type III effector protein, encoding MTVDDQPNPRALGLTPTSFLAAATALNTIHEALRTARTSRDGERPGPVQTSSEQALAALLLLREARDQLAEWEPGLIEEAREAGASWADLAHSLGVSSRQAAERRYLRVRPGNPGSTGEQRVRATRDRRAADRTVTAWARANAADLRQLAGQITALTDLPAAARTSLVELTAALADNDAAALVGPLTVTHSYLADHPDLAARVDGIARHADRLRGHSGGQRRT
- a CDS encoding Hsp20/alpha crystallin family protein; this translates as MLMRTDPFRELDRLTQQLLNTTGTWSRPSAMPMDAYREGEEYVIALDLPGVTADAIDIDVERNMLTVRAERRPVTKADDVQMELSERPLGVFSRQLMLADTLDTEHIKADYDAGVLTLRIPIAERAKPRKIAIGGGSAHKEISG